One segment of Alphaproteobacteria bacterium DNA contains the following:
- a CDS encoding dienelactone hydrolase family protein, translating to MPDLIITGPDGRFPGYLAVPETGAGPGIVLIQEIFGVNKVMRDLADGFAGNGYAVLCPDLFWRQEEGIQLTDQTEEHWARAFELYQGFDEDAGIVDLTAALDHLRGHEACTGKVGTVGYCLGGKLAYLMATRSDADCNVGYYGVGIENNLDEAGNIGHPLMLHVAEKDQFCPAEAQQKIHAALDGAANVTIRDYGGMDHAFARVGGEHYDADAAAAANGRTSTFFEQHLRG from the coding sequence ATGCCCGATCTCATCATCACCGGCCCGGACGGAAGATTTCCGGGGTACCTCGCCGTACCGGAAACCGGCGCCGGTCCCGGCATCGTCCTCATCCAGGAGATCTTCGGCGTCAACAAGGTCATGCGCGACCTCGCCGACGGCTTCGCCGGCAACGGCTATGCGGTGCTGTGCCCGGACCTGTTCTGGCGCCAGGAGGAAGGCATCCAGCTCACCGATCAGACCGAGGAACATTGGGCCCGCGCGTTCGAGCTCTACCAGGGCTTCGACGAGGATGCCGGCATCGTCGACCTTACCGCGGCGCTCGATCATCTTCGCGGTCACGAGGCCTGCACCGGCAAGGTCGGCACCGTCGGCTATTGCCTGGGCGGCAAACTGGCCTACCTGATGGCGACGCGGTCGGACGCCGACTGCAATGTCGGCTATTACGGCGTCGGCATCGAAAACAACCTCGACGAAGCCGGCAACATCGGTCACCCGCTTATGCTTCATGTTGCCGAGAAGGATCAGTTTTGCCCGGCCGAGGCCCAGCAGAAGATTCACGCCGCGCTCGACGGCGCCGCCAACGTCACCATCCGCGACTACGGCGGCATGGACCATGCTTTCGCCCGGGTCGGCGGCGAGCACTACGATGCGGACGCCGCCGCCGCCGCGAACGGGCGCACGTCCACGTTCTTTGAACAGCACTTGAGAGGATAG